The Congregibacter litoralis KT71 genome contains a region encoding:
- a CDS encoding APC family permease, with product MTEEHTKNTAEGALKRELGLGALAATGICSMLGASVYVVPFMIQRNVPGIGAWVLPAFLFAALPAILAALAYAMLASAMPRAGGSYLYASRGLSPYLGFVASFSQWFGLSIVIGVIAYIIVPFLRDVALALQWTETAALLENGAVRVGLALLMLWTFVGTNLLGSRFYARTLIPLMLLMFSLGAIVVFAGFSHDPGDFVAGLMMRDERALVITANPEFDLGTFLAAAAILFSSFIGFDSIAQAGGEARKPRRNLPLAIAIAMLSVGSFYFLFTAAVYHTVPWQIVAQESLQRDVTAPGLLSYVLPEVWAVAIIAGAAIALLNDLPAMLLAVSRLMFAWAKDGIFPKALKEVHPRRHTPQTAIIASGVMATFGILGSHFASDFFLGIDIMVTSMLVNFMLMCLTVITLPRINPALANKVSVLSHRPSQLILAWLGLIMLAGFLLIHLRKDLSSELSAWYFHSTPIWLIVMALGSSIYFWERNKLQKSGTELNKLFRQLPPE from the coding sequence ATGACCGAAGAACATACGAAGAACACCGCCGAGGGTGCGCTGAAACGCGAGCTCGGTCTTGGAGCCCTGGCGGCCACGGGCATCTGTTCCATGCTCGGGGCTTCGGTATATGTGGTGCCCTTCATGATTCAGCGCAATGTACCGGGCATCGGTGCCTGGGTGCTCCCCGCCTTTTTGTTCGCGGCACTCCCGGCAATCCTTGCCGCGCTGGCCTATGCCATGTTGGCGTCGGCGATGCCCCGCGCCGGCGGCAGCTATCTCTACGCCAGCCGGGGGCTCAGCCCCTATCTTGGCTTTGTTGCGAGCTTTTCCCAGTGGTTTGGCCTGTCCATCGTCATCGGCGTCATCGCCTACATCATCGTCCCCTTCCTTCGGGACGTTGCCCTGGCGCTGCAATGGACGGAAACCGCCGCGCTGCTGGAAAACGGGGCGGTGCGTGTGGGACTCGCCCTGCTGATGCTCTGGACCTTTGTCGGCACCAACCTCCTCGGTTCACGGTTTTATGCCCGCACGCTGATCCCCCTGATGCTCCTGATGTTCAGCCTGGGCGCCATCGTGGTATTTGCCGGCTTCTCCCACGATCCGGGCGACTTTGTGGCAGGCTTGATGATGCGGGATGAACGGGCCCTGGTGATCACGGCAAATCCGGAATTTGATCTGGGTACTTTTTTAGCCGCGGCGGCCATCCTGTTCTCCAGCTTTATCGGCTTTGACTCCATCGCCCAGGCGGGAGGTGAGGCGCGAAAACCCCGACGTAACCTCCCCCTGGCGATAGCCATCGCCATGCTCAGCGTGGGCTCTTTTTACTTTTTGTTTACCGCGGCGGTGTATCACACGGTCCCCTGGCAGATCGTGGCGCAAGAGTCCTTACAGCGGGACGTGACCGCGCCGGGCTTACTCAGCTACGTTCTACCTGAGGTCTGGGCCGTGGCGATTATCGCCGGCGCGGCAATTGCGCTGCTCAACGACCTGCCCGCCATGCTCCTGGCGGTCTCACGCCTGATGTTTGCCTGGGCTAAAGACGGCATCTTTCCCAAAGCTCTCAAGGAGGTGCACCCCCGTCGCCACACCCCGCAAACCGCGATTATTGCGAGCGGCGTCATGGCTACCTTCGGCATATTGGGCAGTCACTTCGCCAGCGATTTTTTCCTGGGCATCGACATCATGGTGACCTCTATGCTCGTGAACTTCATGCTCATGTGTCTGACGGTGATCACCCTTCCGCGGATTAATCCGGCCCTGGCCAACAAAGTATCCGTACTCAGTCATCGACCCAGCCAGCTGATTCTGGCCTGGCTGGGCCTGATAATGCTTGCGGGGTTTCTGCTGATTCACCTGCGCAAGGACCTCAGCTCGGAACTGTCGGCCTGGTACTTTCACTCCACCCCGATTTGGCTCATCGTTATGGCCCTGGGGAGTAGCATTTACTTTTGGGAGCGAAACAAGCTTCAGAAAAGCGGCACCGAGCTCAACAAACTTTTCAGACAACTACCCCCGGAGTAA
- a CDS encoding M1 family metallopeptidase: MSVTRLLLAATVMLCCTLAACDRSSQGSQGSQGKESISEGGTATQALHDGELMAFSVEAGVSASLAKDRAERISRLSYELQFSVPGDRTRPLAGRAILRFNLAGNDSPLAIDFAQGADSVLSVSSSGAPVAYDFDKEHLIIPTAALREGDNVLTLDFIAPQDAVNRNPDYLFTLFVPDRARTVFPLFDQPDLKARYSLTLEVPKSWTALGNGRLAGVEERNGRRMFRFRETRAIPSYLFAFVAGEFEVVSQSVRGREMTLLHRETDGEKLARNLDSIFETHADALDWLEEYTAIDYPFDKFAFALIPDFPYGGMEHVGAIAYRASSLLLEESPSENQLLNRAQLIAHETAHMWFGNLVTMRWFNDVWTKEVFANFMADKVVNPQFPDTDHALNFLVSHYPQAYGVDRSEGANPIRQQLDNLNLAGQMYGPIIYHKAPIMMRQLELLLGKTAFRDGLRTYLTRFSYGNATWPALIEILDEKTPIDLGSWSEVWVNTPGMPDFALRKAGVEESSWLLEQTDPRGEDREWPQQFSVLSLRGASETDMLAARSAPLPESVQGAPQADLLLNANGLGYGRFPVSDALFDAWQSLTPLQRGVLLVSAYEDLLARREKDALAYFGRLVEIVTTESNELLIELAASQLYHVYFSLLTEEERDARSTDLEDKLWKTLASQDSPSKAKLFFEIYSAVALSSSALEQVRLLWSGEESIATLSLQEAEKIRLAEILAVRLPDQAEAIIAAQREETQNPDRLRRFDYLAPALSPDVDTRDAFFNALKEPANRATEVWVSDALRRLHDPTRLEHSARYVLPSLELLEEIQVTGDIFFPSAWLNRTLGTHSTTEVAGIVRDFLEDRPDYNPQLRMKILQAADPLFRASHRKSKPPAQ, from the coding sequence ATGAGCGTGACAAGACTCCTCCTCGCGGCCACGGTAATGTTGTGCTGCACGCTGGCGGCCTGCGACCGAAGCAGTCAAGGCAGTCAAGGCAGTCAAGGCAAAGAGTCCATCAGCGAGGGAGGCACGGCTACACAGGCTTTGCACGATGGTGAACTGATGGCTTTTTCTGTGGAAGCGGGCGTCTCCGCGTCCCTGGCAAAGGACCGCGCAGAGCGCATTTCCAGGCTGAGCTACGAGCTGCAGTTTTCCGTGCCGGGTGATCGCACACGGCCCCTCGCAGGCCGCGCTATCCTTCGCTTTAATCTCGCCGGAAATGACAGCCCCCTGGCGATCGACTTTGCCCAGGGTGCGGACAGCGTATTGTCCGTCAGCAGCTCTGGCGCCCCGGTTGCCTATGATTTCGACAAGGAACACCTGATTATCCCGACCGCCGCGCTGCGAGAGGGAGACAACGTGCTGACCCTGGACTTCATCGCTCCCCAGGACGCCGTCAACCGTAACCCGGATTATCTCTTCACCTTGTTTGTACCCGACCGCGCCCGCACAGTGTTTCCCCTGTTCGACCAGCCAGACCTCAAAGCACGCTATAGCCTGACCCTGGAGGTACCCAAATCCTGGACAGCCCTTGGCAATGGGCGACTGGCAGGTGTTGAAGAGCGTAATGGACGCCGGATGTTCCGCTTCAGAGAAACCCGGGCCATTCCCTCCTATCTGTTCGCCTTTGTGGCCGGTGAGTTTGAAGTCGTCAGCCAGTCGGTCCGCGGTCGGGAGATGACACTCCTCCATCGGGAAACCGATGGTGAGAAGCTCGCGCGAAACCTCGACAGCATCTTTGAGACTCATGCTGACGCCCTCGACTGGCTGGAAGAGTACACGGCCATCGACTACCCCTTTGATAAGTTTGCCTTTGCGCTCATACCGGATTTTCCCTACGGCGGCATGGAACATGTCGGTGCCATCGCCTATCGCGCATCGTCTCTATTGTTGGAGGAATCGCCTTCGGAGAATCAACTCCTCAACCGCGCGCAGCTTATTGCCCATGAAACGGCGCATATGTGGTTTGGCAACCTGGTGACCATGCGCTGGTTCAACGATGTCTGGACCAAGGAGGTCTTTGCCAACTTCATGGCGGACAAGGTCGTGAACCCACAGTTTCCTGATACGGATCACGCACTCAATTTTCTTGTCAGCCACTACCCTCAGGCCTATGGCGTGGATCGCAGCGAGGGCGCCAATCCCATCCGGCAACAGCTCGACAATCTGAACCTGGCGGGGCAAATGTACGGCCCCATCATTTATCACAAGGCGCCCATCATGATGCGCCAGCTGGAACTTCTGCTGGGTAAGACCGCCTTTCGGGATGGCCTGCGTACGTATCTGACCCGTTTCAGCTATGGCAACGCCACCTGGCCCGCCCTCATTGAGATTCTCGATGAAAAAACCCCCATCGATCTCGGCAGCTGGAGTGAGGTTTGGGTCAACACACCGGGCATGCCGGACTTCGCGCTACGTAAAGCAGGGGTAGAGGAGTCATCGTGGTTACTGGAGCAGACGGATCCCCGGGGTGAGGATCGCGAATGGCCCCAGCAGTTTTCCGTGCTGTCCCTGAGAGGAGCATCCGAAACCGACATGCTCGCTGCCCGGAGCGCCCCACTCCCGGAATCCGTGCAAGGAGCGCCTCAGGCGGATTTGCTCCTGAATGCCAATGGCCTGGGTTATGGCCGGTTCCCGGTCAGTGATGCGCTCTTTGACGCGTGGCAATCTCTGACGCCGCTGCAACGCGGTGTGCTGTTGGTGTCGGCCTATGAGGACCTCCTGGCCCGCCGCGAAAAAGATGCGCTGGCCTACTTCGGCAGGCTCGTAGAGATAGTCACGACGGAGAGTAATGAGCTGCTCATCGAACTGGCCGCCAGCCAGTTGTATCACGTGTACTTCAGCCTGCTCACGGAGGAGGAGCGCGACGCACGCAGCACGGACCTGGAGGATAAGCTCTGGAAAACCCTGGCCTCCCAGGACAGTCCCAGCAAAGCCAAACTTTTCTTCGAGATTTACAGCGCGGTGGCGTTATCGTCATCTGCCCTCGAGCAAGTACGCTTGCTTTGGAGTGGCGAGGAGAGCATTGCTACGCTCAGCCTGCAGGAAGCTGAGAAAATTCGCCTCGCCGAAATACTCGCCGTGCGCCTGCCGGATCAGGCTGAGGCCATCATCGCCGCGCAGCGCGAGGAGACACAGAATCCCGATCGCCTGCGGCGTTTCGACTATCTGGCGCCGGCGCTGTCCCCGGACGTGGATACTCGCGACGCGTTTTTTAATGCCCTGAAGGAGCCTGCCAATCGGGCGACGGAGGTCTGGGTGAGTGATGCCCTCAGACGATTGCACGATCCCACACGTCTCGAGCATTCGGCCCGCTATGTGCTTCCCAGCCTGGAGCTTCTTGAGGAGATTCAGGTGACGGGGGATATCTTTTTCCCCAGTGCCTGGCTCAATCGTACCCTTGGAACACATAGCACCACGGAAGTCGCGGGGATCGTGCGGGATTTCCTGGAAGACCGGCCCGACTACAACCCACAGCTGCGCATGAAGATACTCCAGGCTGCGGACCCCCTGTTTCGCGCCAGTCATCGCAAAAGCAAACCGCCCGCGCAATGA
- a CDS encoding ISL3 family transposase, translating into MLDATFPGLAWEGFVPISSKTLGSSTCVIHLAPDPAQAPACAQCGALCPKVHDTQYRRVRDRDLFDYRVWLDVPVRRVRCRRCGVGRERLSWLAPRARMTERMRLHAEVLLRLLPIKHVTELTGLHWHTLKAIDKARLGRELTAPDLSRVRYLVMDEFALFKGHRYASVVMDAERRQVLWVGEGHSREAVRPFFVWLGEHCQHIEAVAMDQNTAMDLEVQAHCPQARVVYDLFHVMAKFGREVIDRVRVDQANALRQDKPARRAVKQSRWLLLRNPENLDERQAADLNELLAINRPLMITYLMKSQLKQLWYAKNERAARWRWTHWYNQALASGIEPLRRFAKNLKPYAEGIIASAVYPLNTSVLEGVNNRIKVIKRMAYGYRDSDYFFLKIKSAFPGKAR; encoded by the coding sequence CGCCTGGGAAGGGTTTGTTCCTATCTCCTCGAAGACTCTGGGCTCCAGCACTTGTGTTATCCATCTCGCTCCCGATCCAGCGCAAGCTCCGGCGTGCGCGCAGTGCGGGGCCTTGTGTCCAAAGGTTCACGATACGCAGTATCGACGGGTGAGAGACCGCGATCTGTTCGACTATCGCGTATGGTTAGATGTGCCTGTCAGGCGCGTGCGCTGCCGGCGCTGTGGTGTGGGCCGCGAACGGCTTTCCTGGTTAGCGCCCCGTGCTCGCATGACGGAGCGCATGCGTCTTCACGCGGAGGTGCTGCTACGACTGCTGCCGATCAAGCATGTCACCGAGCTCACAGGTCTGCATTGGCATACGCTTAAGGCGATTGATAAAGCACGACTGGGACGCGAGTTGACGGCCCCAGACCTGAGCCGTGTGCGTTATCTGGTGATGGACGAGTTCGCGTTATTCAAGGGGCATCGTTACGCCAGTGTTGTGATGGACGCCGAACGGCGGCAAGTACTGTGGGTCGGCGAAGGCCATTCTCGCGAAGCGGTCAGGCCCTTCTTTGTCTGGCTGGGTGAGCATTGCCAGCACATCGAAGCCGTTGCGATGGACCAAAATACCGCCATGGATCTAGAAGTGCAGGCGCACTGTCCGCAGGCGCGCGTGGTCTACGACCTCTTCCACGTGATGGCCAAGTTCGGCCGTGAAGTCATTGATCGTGTGCGAGTCGATCAGGCGAATGCGTTACGGCAGGACAAGCCGGCTCGTCGAGCGGTGAAGCAATCTAGATGGCTACTACTGCGCAACCCGGAGAATCTAGATGAACGGCAGGCGGCGGATCTCAACGAGCTCCTGGCGATTAACCGACCCTTGATGATCACATATTTGATGAAGAGCCAGCTAAAGCAGCTTTGGTATGCCAAGAACGAAAGAGCCGCTCGGTGGCGTTGGACGCATTGGTACAACCAGGCTCTGGCAAGTGGGATTGAGCCGCTCAGGCGCTTTGCAAAGAACCTGAAACCGTATGCCGAGGGCATTATTGCCAGTGCTGTTTACCCGCTAAATACGAGCGTGCTGGAAGGTGTGAATAACCGCATCAAGGTCATCAAACGAATGGCCTACGGATATCGTGATAGTGATTATTTCTTCCTCAAGATTAAATCCGCTTTTCCCGGAAAGGCGCGATGA